The window GCATTTCCTTGGGAGAGCTTTCATGCTGGCAAATCAAGAAACACACAAGCAAATTAACCCAAAGTCAAGACTCCATGAtaaatattcaaggaaagaaTTCTCAGTTCCCCCAACAATGTAATCCCCCCTGTGAAGCGGGAGCCAGAGTATCCATTCAAGCTTATGTGGATGACAGCTGTGTAATGAATCTTATAGAGGATCAGTCCAACATTACTGAAAATCAAGAATTTCCAACTGGGACAGCTCAGAATTCTTGGAGTAAAATATATCTGAATGAGACACAGAATTATCAGAGAAGTTGTGAGCAGACTCAGCTGAAAAGCAGATTGTGTATATTTGCTCCATATGTTGACATTTTCAGTTGTGTTTCACACCCTGATGCTGACACGGTCGACAAAAGAGATGAAGCTCATGGCAACAGAGACTGTGGGAAAGACATGGTGAAGGCATCACCTCTTGCCCAGCACAGTGTAATCCACACAGGACAGAGCACCTACCCATGCAATGAACGTGAAAAAGCCTTCAGTGGTGGCTCCAGGCTGGAACTTCATCAGCAGGTTCACTTGGGAAAGATGTCCCCTGCATATGGTGCCCATGAGGAGGACGCCAGTTACAATTCAGCTATTCCCATTCAACAGAGTGTTTGCACAGGAAATAAACGCTATTGGTGTCATGAGTGTGGGAAGGGTTTCAGCCAGAGCTCAAACCTGCAGACTCATCAGAGAGTCCACACAGGGGAAAAACCCTATTCGTGCCACGAGTGTGGGAAGAGCTTTAACCAGACCTCACATCTTTATGCCCACCTTCCtattcacacaggagagaagccctataGGTGTGAAAGCTGTGGGAAGGGCTTCAGTCGTAGTACAGACCTCAATATTCACTGCAGagttcatactggagagaaaccttataaatgtGAGGTGTGTGGGAAGGGCTTCACTCAGAGATCGCATCTTCAGGCCCACGAAAggatccacactggagagaaaccatataaatgtgcAGATTGTGGTAAACGCTTTAGTTGTAGCTCAAATCTTCACACCCACCAGAGAGTCCACACAGAAGAGAAACCGTACAAATGTGATGAGTGCGGGAAGTGCTTTAGTTTGAGCTTTAATCTTCATAGTCATCAACGCGTCCACAcgggagagaaaccctataaatgtgaAGAGTGTGGAAAGGGTTTCAGTTCCGCCTCAAGTTTCCAGAGCCATCAGAGGgttcacacaggagagaagccaTTTCGGTGCAATGTGTGTGGTAAAGGCTTCAGTCAGAGTTCCTATTTTCAAGCCCACCAGAGGgtccacactggagaaaaaccctacaAATGTGAGGTCTGTGGGAAGCGCTTCAACTGGAGCTTGAATCTTCACAATCATCAGAGagtccacactggagagaaaccctacaaaTGTGAGGAGTGTGGGAAGGGTTTCAGTCAGGCCTCAAATCTTCAAGCTCATCAGAGcgtccacactggggagaaaccatTCAAATGCGATGCGTGTCAGAAGAGATTCAGTCAGGCGTCACATCTTCAGGCCCACCAGAGAGTCCACACCggagagaaaccatataaatgtgacacgtgtgggaaggccttcagccAGAGGTCCAATCTACAAGTCCATCAGATCATTCACACCGGAGAGAAACCATTTAAATGTGAGGAGTGTGGAAAAGAATTCAGTTGGAGTGCAGGACTCAGTGCTCATCAGAGGGTCCACACAGGGGAAAAACCCTATATGTGTCAGCAGTGTGGCAAGGGCTTCAGTCAGGCCTCACACTTTCACACACATCAGAGGGTCCACACTGGAGAGAGACCGTATATCTGTGATGTGTGTTGTAAGGGTTTCAGCCAGAGATCACATCTCGTATACCATCAGAGAGTCCACACCGGAGGGAATCTGTAGAAATGTGGCGAGCAGTGTAGCCTTCAGTCAGACTTCACATCTTCCTGTCCATTGCAAAGTCTGTGCTGATCCCTGTGGAGCGTTCCTTCCGAACTCAGAAGCTTCAGGGAATCTTTGCGGGAAAGAAGCTCCATAAAATGCTGTGTTTTAAGGATTCCAGTGGGAGATTGTTTACAAACATCAGAGttcacagatgaaagaaaaccGACTCTAGAAAGATGGTCAGTGTTTGTACCACAGTTCTGAATGTCCCAGTTCTCAAACAGAAGAGTCTGGAAATTCACCGGAATCTGCCCAGGAGATGGCTTATCAATGAAGATTTGGGGCAGGACTTTAGCAAAAGGATAATGATCGACAAAACTGATGTCCACTACAATGGAACCTCCATGTAGGAGCGATGGTTTCCAGCCCTGTATCTCTACCATGTAGAACTGGGCTTGGCTCGCCATAGCTGCCCAGCCATTGCTAAACCAAGTGCAGAAAATCCCTATAATTAGGACAAATAGTTGGAAATTCTAGTCCTTTCTCTACCCTAAATTCATAATGACGTACTCAAAAGGAATCCTGCAAGTAGCCTTAATAAGATTAATCTGAGGAAATACTGATTGAAGTACAGGAAGTCATGTGATACTGCCGTCCACAATACTAGAAATTTGGACAAGACTTGTGAATGGCCACTGTCCCTCCCAGCCTTCCTTCTCTGTACAATGCACCATCCGTTGTGTTCAGTGTAATATTTAGTATCCTTAGTTTGTATTTTACAgactaaaaaaattaatctagttACATGATACTGCAATTTGTATGATTGGAAATTTTGAACCTTAATTCATTAAGGTAGGAGTTTTCTGTACCTCtctgaaaaatgttaaaagtagttACTAATGATAAAAAATTTCTTAGTCAACTTGAATTGTTGGTACTTggtttcttctcatcttttccaTTCAGGCCTAGCCCAGAAGGCTTTCTCTATGCCTAGTCTTCCTCCATCCAGACCTCTAGGCAGGGGCTTTTCAGATTTCAAGGACATTAATTTTGTCGCATTCCACCCCATTCTTCCCCCCAAATGGGGACGACAAGACAcctgttgaattttgttgaaatttatgAAATGTAACAATCTAGATGGGTTGCCATTTACACAGCATTCTGTTCGCTTCTCTTGGTAGGAAGTCAACAACCTCAGCTGGTCAACATGTCTCAAAATATCCTTTGACCTGGCACGAGAGGTTTTGCTTCGGAGATGATAGCAAAAGTGAGAAGGACTGCACGCGAGGATGTTTACACTGAATTCTTTAAAATAGGAAGTATCAGCgaaatatttcagtatgttcTAATAAACAGCCATGAAAACAATGATACAGATCCTAATGACAGGCAAGGAACCATCATTCATGGAAAAACTAGGTGGCTGGACCTGATCCAGCTCTGCCTCTAGGGCCTGTGCACTTCATTTTGTCACCGGGCTGCTCTAATGACATATACAGATCGGGGGGCGTTCTCGTAGAATCCGTGAGAGGACCATCGAGGGGTGccttagtttcctatggctgccgTAAAAAGTTAGCACCaacttagcttaaaacaacaccaacGTCTTCCCATACcgctctggaggtcagaagtccaaagcGAGTCCTACAGGGCTAAggttaaggtgttggcagggctggtcccCTCTGGAGGCTCGGGGAGAATCCGCTCCTCGCCTCCTCCAGGTTCTAGAGGCTGCTCGTGGCCCCTTCCCATCTTCAGCACTGGCTGCatagcatcttctctcctccctcctgcctccctcttatgagACCCTGTGATTCCCctgggtccacctggataatccaggatgctcTGTCCATCTTAAGAGCCTTAACTTCATCACACccgcaaagtcccttttgccagagaagggaacagattcacaggttctgggaactaggacatggacatctttgggtgGGGGGCACCATTCATCCGCCACAAAGAGTAAAGGACGGACACAAAAAAAGAGGGCGAGGGCTCCTGTGGCCGAATGGTCTGATGGCGAGATGACATCCCGGGGGAAAGGGTGTGGTTCTGGAGCCGCATCTTTGCGGTTCTCATGCTGACtggctccctctctgtgcctcatcaCCTCGTCCATGTAAAAGGGAGATAATCGGGActtcctcacagggctgttgtgaggctTAACGCAGTCAATATACGTAAAACCCACAGGATGGTGCCCGGCACACGGCAAGCATTCAGGACATGTTAcccattattgttattttctcttcccGCTTGGAGAAGAAccccccctcaccccagcccgcacagcccttcctttcctctctcggGCTCCGGCGAGGTCAGATGCCCTCTGCTCTGTCCATAACTGGGAGTTGCCCGGAGATCTAACaattccagggattcagggaaACATCCGCCAGCCCAATAAGGGGTTGGTGCGCCTGGCTCGGTTGTGTCCGTGACGTCCACAGGGCCCCTTTCCTAGACCTGAATTTCCAGACGTGGCCTCCCCTGAGTCCTCAAGACCTCTCACCCCTTTGTTCAGGCCATTGTCTCCCCTTGGAAGACTGTCTTTCCCTGTATTTTCCTGGAGACCTTTCCCATGCCCTTCAAAACCCTACTCCGGTCTTGCCTCCCAGAAGCTTCCACCGCTCTCCGGGATATTCTGCTAACTAACCGCCTGTGTTGTCTGGGAGAGTAATTCTTACCGAGCTTCTATTGCCAGTCCCTGAGACACACAAGGGGCGAGATGCACAATGAAGGAACCCACAGTCCGACGGGGCAGGTGTGGACGAGGTGACAGCTGAGGTTCCCAGGTCAGGGGGTTTGAGCTGCAGTTTCATTTTCCGGGGGCATCTTCTGGGTTTCTCGCCTCGTCTGCTGGCCCCAAGCATCTCGAGGACATCTGTGGGATGTCTTTGAAGACATTAAGCACTTCCTGTCAGAGGCCTGATTGGCCCACCTGCTCCTGGCCTCCTTCTCCCCCACAAAGTTCCCGCTAGCCCTTCTTACCCCGCCTTATGAAAGAAACGCCCTTTTCTGTTTAAATCTGAGATACTTGCAGATTTCTGAAATCCCAGCATCCTCCCCATTGCACGTCTCTTTGCAGGGAGCCTCCCCTTACTGAAGTCCGGATGTGTTTCTAGCTGACAGACAGAAGGCAGCCGGTCTCTGCTTTAGACACAGTCTCACTCGGCAGCTCAGCTTCAGACGGTCCCGTCAGACAATACGCCCTTTTCTGGGGGCCTTTCCCTGTGACCCAGAGGGTGCAGCAGCATCCATGATGGGTTTATTTTCAACTTCTCTTAACTGAGATGCTTTGGACagacaacattgtgtaagtttaaggtgcacacCATACTGATTTGGGACATTTATATTGCACTGTGCTTGCCATTGTAGTGTTAGTTAACACCTCTATCATGCCACCTAAGTATCATTTCTTCCAGTGTTGGGAACAATAAAGACCTAGTCTCTTAGCAAGATTAATGTTTCTAATACAGTTTCGTGGTCCATAATCAcgatactgtgcattagatctccagagcttatttatctactagttctGGAGTACTAGGGTACGAGTAAGTACCCTTAAACACTCTCCCATTCCCCAGCTTCcagcccctggtagccactgCTTTTACTCTGCTTTTACACTTTcagttttttagattccacacacatgagaaaatcatacagtatttgtctttctctgactgacttggcataatgccctcaaggtccatctgtgttgtcccaaatggcagaatgtcctcctttctcatggctgaataatagtccattgtgggggccagcccccgtggcctagtggttaagtttggcgtgctctgctttggtggcctgggtttagttcctgagcacggacctagaccactcatctatcagtggccatgctgtgctggcagctcatatacaaaatagaggaagattgtcaacagcagttagctcagggcaaatcttcctcagcaaaaaataaaaaataaatattccattgtgtacatgtaccacatcttctttatccatttacctgttgctggatgcttgggttgtttccacgtcttggctattgcgaatattGCTGCAAGGAGCATAGGAGCGCATATGTCTCTTCAGCagcttgttttcatttcctttggatatctaTCCGGAAGTGGCAGCACCCAGGATGTTTTGTCACAGCTAGGGTCCCCCTAGAGGGGTGTCTTAAGTCTGCAATAGTCACATAGCCTGAGCCGTTTTCTTGAGGGAAAGAATGCCATCCCATTTCAGTTCAGCACAGCACGCGCTGGGGCGGAAAGAGTCAGGCTCAGtatcagg of the Equus quagga isolate Etosha38 chromosome 13, UCLA_HA_Equagga_1.0, whole genome shotgun sequence genome contains:
- the ZNF235 gene encoding zinc finger protein 235 — protein: MTKFQEAVTFKDVAVTFNEDELGLLDPAQRKLYRDVMLENFRNLLSVGHPSSKPDMISQLEREEKLSLKETPAQRGGPSGENWAARGLAGGSSQNERKTLPEAGVRCISLGELSCWQIKKHTSKLTQSQDSMINIQGKNSQFPQQCNPPCEAGARVSIQAYVDDSCVMNLIEDQSNITENQEFPTGTAQNSWSKIYLNETQNYQRSCEQTQLKSRLCIFAPYVDIFSCVSHPDADTVDKRDEAHGNRDCGKDMVKASPLAQHSVIHTGQSTYPCNEREKAFSGGSRLELHQQVHLGKMSPAYGAHEEDASYNSAIPIQQSVCTGNKRYWCHECGKGFSQSSNLQTHQRVHTGEKPYSCHECGKSFNQTSHLYAHLPIHTGEKPYRCESCGKGFSRSTDLNIHCRVHTGEKPYKCEVCGKGFTQRSHLQAHERIHTGEKPYKCADCGKRFSCSSNLHTHQRVHTEEKPYKCDECGKCFSLSFNLHSHQRVHTGEKPYKCEECGKGFSSASSFQSHQRVHTGEKPFRCNVCGKGFSQSSYFQAHQRVHTGEKPYKCEVCGKRFNWSLNLHNHQRVHTGEKPYKCEECGKGFSQASNLQAHQSVHTGEKPFKCDACQKRFSQASHLQAHQRVHTGEKPYKCDTCGKAFSQRSNLQVHQIIHTGEKPFKCEECGKEFSWSAGLSAHQRVHTGEKPYMCQQCGKGFSQASHFHTHQRVHTGERPYICDVCCKGFSQRSHLVYHQRVHTGGNL